The Vespula vulgaris chromosome 4, iyVesVulg1.1, whole genome shotgun sequence genome has a segment encoding these proteins:
- the LOC127063183 gene encoding dynein regulatory complex protein 9 isoform X2, with translation MGRDGEKLTRNLETTDKQVLNEDMTKMVKDMQEQATYNKLQNDSLYVKGIMEKLKEEIRERGSFDVLTKEIERIVTRRKEEEALFEECTTMKKTAMELRQTLANEKMSNEAERTRLRNILLDLKNENEKLKIVSDIEHKYSCKWNEAKCQQNSIRCKEEWRRLKKTLDDLHEREKIEEIVSTELITFLTQDIASIERKIEEWQRRYDREKKMYEKEICEVNIEIETRQKDLAELSQEYNEKQKFIDTYLAEKEALKKQKEHEQHVRGCAIRIQAFWRGVMVRRKLGPYRPEEKKKKRQLKSKK, from the exons AAACTTGGAAACAACGGACAAGCAAGTACTTAACGAGGATATGACAAAAATGGTAAAGGATATGCAGGAACAAGCTACGTACAACAAACTACAAAACGATAG CCTATACGTAAAAGGAATTATGGAGAAATTGAAGGAAGAAATACGCGAACGTGGTAGTTTCGATGTGTTGAccaaagaaattgaaagaattgTGACtcggagaaaagaagaagaggcttTATTCGAGGAATGCACGACGATGAAGAAAACTGCGATGGAGCTTCGACAAACTCTCGCCAACGAAAAAATGAGCAATGAAGCGGAGAGAACCCGTCTAAGGAATATACTGCTCGACTTAAAG aatgaaaatgagaaaCTGAAAATAGTCAGCGACATTGAACACAAGTATTCGTGTAAGTGGAATGAAGCTAAGTGCCAACAAAATTCTATCAGGTGTAAGGAAGAGTGgagaagattgaaaaaaacgCTCGATGATCTTCACGAGCgtgaaaaaattgaagaaattgTATCTACCGAATTGATTACGTTTCTTACTCAAGATATCGCA agtatcgaaagaaagatcgaagaatGGCAAAGACGGTAcgatcgagagaagaaaatgtacGAGAAGGAAATCTGTGAAGTGAACATAGAGATAGAAACTCGACAAAAAGACTTAGCTGAACTTTCACAAGAG TATAACGAAAAGCAAAAATTTATAGACACTTACCTCGCCGAAAAGGAAGCATTGAAGAAACAGAAGGAACACGAACAGCATGTGCGAGGATGTGCCATCAGGATCCAAGCTTTCTGGCGTGGTGTTATGGTACGCCGGAAGTTGGGTCCGTATCGAcctgaagagaaaaaaaagaaacgtcaaCTTAAGTCGAAGAAATAA
- the LOC127063183 gene encoding dynein regulatory complex protein 9 isoform X1: protein MAEKKVNNLSELSSSKVAALSMIFEDCTNALVIYRETLKRIFKRSKNTTVPYVLYELQNLETTDKQVLNEDMTKMVKDMQEQATYNKLQNDSLYVKGIMEKLKEEIRERGSFDVLTKEIERIVTRRKEEEALFEECTTMKKTAMELRQTLANEKMSNEAERTRLRNILLDLKNENEKLKIVSDIEHKYSCKWNEAKCQQNSIRCKEEWRRLKKTLDDLHEREKIEEIVSTELITFLTQDIASIERKIEEWQRRYDREKKMYEKEICEVNIEIETRQKDLAELSQEYNEKQKFIDTYLAEKEALKKQKEHEQHVRGCAIRIQAFWRGVMVRRKLGPYRPEEKKKKRQLKSKK, encoded by the exons ATGGCcgagaagaaagtaaataatttatccgaactttcttcttcgaaagtgGCTGCTCTTTCGATGATATTCGAAGACTGCACGAATGCACTCGTTATTTATCGAGAAACTCTTAAACGGATTTTTAAGCGATCGAAGAACACGACCGTTCCTTATGTTCTTTACGAACTCCA AAACTTGGAAACAACGGACAAGCAAGTACTTAACGAGGATATGACAAAAATGGTAAAGGATATGCAGGAACAAGCTACGTACAACAAACTACAAAACGATAG CCTATACGTAAAAGGAATTATGGAGAAATTGAAGGAAGAAATACGCGAACGTGGTAGTTTCGATGTGTTGAccaaagaaattgaaagaattgTGACtcggagaaaagaagaagaggcttTATTCGAGGAATGCACGACGATGAAGAAAACTGCGATGGAGCTTCGACAAACTCTCGCCAACGAAAAAATGAGCAATGAAGCGGAGAGAACCCGTCTAAGGAATATACTGCTCGACTTAAAG aatgaaaatgagaaaCTGAAAATAGTCAGCGACATTGAACACAAGTATTCGTGTAAGTGGAATGAAGCTAAGTGCCAACAAAATTCTATCAGGTGTAAGGAAGAGTGgagaagattgaaaaaaacgCTCGATGATCTTCACGAGCgtgaaaaaattgaagaaattgTATCTACCGAATTGATTACGTTTCTTACTCAAGATATCGCA agtatcgaaagaaagatcgaagaatGGCAAAGACGGTAcgatcgagagaagaaaatgtacGAGAAGGAAATCTGTGAAGTGAACATAGAGATAGAAACTCGACAAAAAGACTTAGCTGAACTTTCACAAGAG TATAACGAAAAGCAAAAATTTATAGACACTTACCTCGCCGAAAAGGAAGCATTGAAGAAACAGAAGGAACACGAACAGCATGTGCGAGGATGTGCCATCAGGATCCAAGCTTTCTGGCGTGGTGTTATGGTACGCCGGAAGTTGGGTCCGTATCGAcctgaagagaaaaaaaagaaacgtcaaCTTAAGTCGAAGAAATAA
- the LOC127063183 gene encoding uncharacterized protein LOC127063183 isoform X3 encodes MAEKKVNNLSELSSSKVAALSMIFEDCTNALVIYRETLKRIFKRSKNTTVPYVLYELQNLETTDKQVLNEDMTKMVKDMQEQATYNKLQNDSLYVKGIMEKLKEEIRERGSFDVLTKEIERIVTRRKEEEALFEECTTMKKTAMELRQTLANEKMSNEAERTRLRNILLDLKNENEKLKIVSDIEHKYSCKWNEAKCQQNSIRCKEEWRRLKKTLDDLHEREKIEEIVSTELITFLTQDIASIERKIEEWQRRYDREKKMYEKEICEVNIEIETRQKDLAELSQETLTSPKRKH; translated from the exons ATGGCcgagaagaaagtaaataatttatccgaactttcttcttcgaaagtgGCTGCTCTTTCGATGATATTCGAAGACTGCACGAATGCACTCGTTATTTATCGAGAAACTCTTAAACGGATTTTTAAGCGATCGAAGAACACGACCGTTCCTTATGTTCTTTACGAACTCCA AAACTTGGAAACAACGGACAAGCAAGTACTTAACGAGGATATGACAAAAATGGTAAAGGATATGCAGGAACAAGCTACGTACAACAAACTACAAAACGATAG CCTATACGTAAAAGGAATTATGGAGAAATTGAAGGAAGAAATACGCGAACGTGGTAGTTTCGATGTGTTGAccaaagaaattgaaagaattgTGACtcggagaaaagaagaagaggcttTATTCGAGGAATGCACGACGATGAAGAAAACTGCGATGGAGCTTCGACAAACTCTCGCCAACGAAAAAATGAGCAATGAAGCGGAGAGAACCCGTCTAAGGAATATACTGCTCGACTTAAAG aatgaaaatgagaaaCTGAAAATAGTCAGCGACATTGAACACAAGTATTCGTGTAAGTGGAATGAAGCTAAGTGCCAACAAAATTCTATCAGGTGTAAGGAAGAGTGgagaagattgaaaaaaacgCTCGATGATCTTCACGAGCgtgaaaaaattgaagaaattgTATCTACCGAATTGATTACGTTTCTTACTCAAGATATCGCA agtatcgaaagaaagatcgaagaatGGCAAAGACGGTAcgatcgagagaagaaaatgtacGAGAAGGAAATCTGTGAAGTGAACATAGAGATAGAAACTCGACAAAAAGACTTAGCTGAACTTTCACAAGAG ACACTTACCTCGCCGAAAAGGAAGCATTGA
- the LOC127063183 gene encoding dynein regulatory complex protein 9 isoform X4 — protein sequence MTKMVKDMQEQATYNKLQNDSLYVKGIMEKLKEEIRERGSFDVLTKEIERIVTRRKEEEALFEECTTMKKTAMELRQTLANEKMSNEAERTRLRNILLDLKNENEKLKIVSDIEHKYSCKWNEAKCQQNSIRCKEEWRRLKKTLDDLHEREKIEEIVSTELITFLTQDIASIERKIEEWQRRYDREKKMYEKEICEVNIEIETRQKDLAELSQEYNEKQKFIDTYLAEKEALKKQKEHEQHVRGCAIRIQAFWRGVMVRRKLGPYRPEEKKKKRQLKSKK from the exons ATGACAAAAATGGTAAAGGATATGCAGGAACAAGCTACGTACAACAAACTACAAAACGATAG CCTATACGTAAAAGGAATTATGGAGAAATTGAAGGAAGAAATACGCGAACGTGGTAGTTTCGATGTGTTGAccaaagaaattgaaagaattgTGACtcggagaaaagaagaagaggcttTATTCGAGGAATGCACGACGATGAAGAAAACTGCGATGGAGCTTCGACAAACTCTCGCCAACGAAAAAATGAGCAATGAAGCGGAGAGAACCCGTCTAAGGAATATACTGCTCGACTTAAAG aatgaaaatgagaaaCTGAAAATAGTCAGCGACATTGAACACAAGTATTCGTGTAAGTGGAATGAAGCTAAGTGCCAACAAAATTCTATCAGGTGTAAGGAAGAGTGgagaagattgaaaaaaacgCTCGATGATCTTCACGAGCgtgaaaaaattgaagaaattgTATCTACCGAATTGATTACGTTTCTTACTCAAGATATCGCA agtatcgaaagaaagatcgaagaatGGCAAAGACGGTAcgatcgagagaagaaaatgtacGAGAAGGAAATCTGTGAAGTGAACATAGAGATAGAAACTCGACAAAAAGACTTAGCTGAACTTTCACAAGAG TATAACGAAAAGCAAAAATTTATAGACACTTACCTCGCCGAAAAGGAAGCATTGAAGAAACAGAAGGAACACGAACAGCATGTGCGAGGATGTGCCATCAGGATCCAAGCTTTCTGGCGTGGTGTTATGGTACGCCGGAAGTTGGGTCCGTATCGAcctgaagagaaaaaaaagaaacgtcaaCTTAAGTCGAAGAAATAA